In a single window of the Montipora capricornis isolate CH-2021 chromosome 11, ASM3666992v2, whole genome shotgun sequence genome:
- the LOC138024665 gene encoding uncharacterized protein, giving the protein MVKMGKVRDALGREGRKALNACVKVKIYGRPERQKYDWEQALSRLRRCYEGVSQPLFEYLHSKNFLLLPDENGDPNEIFDIFDIRDAMVRCDELPYVEKYPRPGPRCDEMKELIDRRRAAIERKCRETTDNPEKYSWLVARRLVRDCFAGGFPRDEGLVYSGRDSSHAIAEIFDSVHFWDDALLLPEISTDEAAYGANGEGLRVPFGFQENRASRRESIAAELERHETRLYSGYDAASRVQECYSNAIWLPVNDIFPFKPCEDPHRRDSYSIIDIDQAVKYLDGKKAIQKYPEDDCPAAHDLKKVIEKCSNEVQEEMKKAIRHGRASVTYSRMAAERRVRDCFAGPGPVEFAVKNEVLLSKKGEEEEVSRVSKANQTYNIFEIKKEVDRLDSKMLGDLLLEGTYETAIKARAEITEEYNKASQKVEIDHGSGIIVHEHFVVTNMHVIEDVMNDASNEVTIFNAVIKERSCVVFHHDARRDLALLCSKDGLNLKAKKISPLQLCSQPLLPGMQIFAFGFPMSHTGETALFVSGHVSGSKMNFARQTFTILNCALNGGNSGGPILCWVKGQLKVVGVAMQKHFKEILTLEERVKIEKIRESLQTSTIFGVSDEEIRSATSSSPDPCRISMKQIDPRQTPLNLLTLKLYDALETHSQFNLSNAVPGSDVIDFIKDTLRKYFGQH; this is encoded by the coding sequence ATGGTAAAAATGGGCAAGGTTCGTGATGCTTTGGGCAGAGAAGGACGAAAAGCCCTGAATGCTTGTGTGAAGGTGAAAATTTATGGAAGACCAGAAAGACAGAAATATGATTGGGAGCAAGCTTTGAGTCGATTGCGTAGATGTTACGAAGGAGTGAGCCAGCCCTTGTTTGAATACTTGCATTCTAAGAACTTCCTGCTTCTACCTGATGAGAATGGAGATCCAAACGAAATTTTCGACATCTTCGATATCCGCGACGCAATGGTGAGGTGTGATGAGCTGCCTTACGTGGAGAAATACCCAAGACCAGGACCACGGTGTGATGAAATGAAAGAGTTGATTGACAGAAGAAGAGCTGCAATTGAAAGAAAGTGCCGAGAAACGACTGACAATCCTGAAAAGTACTCTTGGCTTGTTGCACGGCGCCTTGTGAGGGATTGCTTTGCTGGGGGCTTTCCTAGGGATGAAGGATTAGTGTATAGCGGTCGCGATAGCTCACACGCAATTGCTGAAATTTTTGATTCCGTTCATTTCTGGGATGATGCATTACTTCTTCCTGAGATATCTACTGATGAAGCTGCTTATGGAGCTAATGGCGAAGGGCTTCGTGTGCCGTTTGGTTTTCAAGAAAATCGAGCCAGCCGCAGGGAAAGTATAGCTGCTGAGCTAGAAAGACACGAAACTCGCTTATATTCAGGGTATGACGCGGCTTCAAGAGTTCAAGAGTGTTACAGTAATGCCATCTGGTTACCAGTTAATGACATCTTTCCCTTTAAGCCTTGTGAAGATCCTCATCGTAGAGATTCATACAGCATTATTGATATTGACCAAGCAGTTAAATATTTAGATGGAAAGAAGGCTATTCAAAAGTACCCAGAAGATGATTGTCCTGCTGCACATGACCTCAAGAAGGTAATTGAAAAGTGCAGCAATGAAGTACaggaagaaatgaagaaagcgATAAGACATGGAAGGGCTAGTGTTACATATTCAAGGATGGCAGCAGAGCGCCGAGTGAGGGATTGCTTTGCAGGACCCGGTCCAGTGGAATTTGCAGTGAAAAATGAAGTTTTACTTTCCAAGAAGGGTGAAGAAGAAGAGGTCAGTAGGGTTTCAAAGGCCAACCAgacatacaacatttttgaaattaaaaaggaagTTGATCGTCTTGATTCCAAAATGCTTGGTGATTTGCTCCTAGAGGGAACATATGAAACTGCCATTAAAGCAAGGGCTGAAATCACAGAGGAGTACAATAAAGCTTCTCAGAAAGTTGAAATTGATCATGGATCTGGCATTATTGTTCATGAACATTTTGTGGTGACAAATATGCATGTCATTGAAGATGTGATGAATGATGCATCAAATGAAGTTACTATTTTTAATGCAGTCATTAAAGAACGTTCCTGTGTAGTTTTTCACCATGATGCACGTAGAGATTTAGCTTTGCTTTGTTCCAAAGATGGGCTAAACTTAAAAGCAAAGAAGATCTCTCCTTTACAATTGTGTAGTCAACCTCTACTTCCAGGGATGCAaatttttgcttttggttttcctATGAGTCACACAGGTGAAACAGCTCTTTTTGTGAGTGGTCACGTTTCTGGATCCAAGATGAATTTTGCAAGGCAAACATTCACAATTCTGAACTGTGCTCTAAATGGTGGTAATTCTGGTGGCCCAATACTTTGTTGGGTCAAAGGTCAATTAAAGGTTGTAGGTGTCGCAATGCAGAAGCACTTTAAAGAGATTTTAACTTTAGAGGAAAGGGTGAAAATTGAGAAAATACGAGAGTCTTTGCAAACTAGCACCATTTTTGGTGTTTCTGATGAGGAAATAAGAAGTGCAACATCTTCTAGCCCTGACCCTTGCCGAATCTCAATGAAACAGATTGACCCTCGCCAAACACCATTGAATTTATTGACGTTAAAACTGTACGATGCACTAGAGACTCATTCCCAGTTCAACTTAAGCAATGCAGTGCCAGGGAGTGATGTGATTGATTTTATAAAGGATACTTTGCGTAAATATTTTGGTCAACATTAA